GTTGGAATAGTTGCACGCTGGCAGGGGCAACAGAGAGTAGGCGTGGTAGTAGATGATTTGGTAACAATGGCCACAGCCTATATACCAAGTGCGTTTCTTCAAAAAATATAATAAAACAATTAATAAATATGAAATATGCTTTAGTAACAGGAGCCTCGCGAGGTATAGGACGTGCAGTGGCTTTGCGCTTAGCAAATGAGTATCCTGTCATAATCAATTATCATTCTAATTCCGAAAGTGCTAATGAGGTAAAGGAACTAATTGAGGCGAACGGAGGTTATGCAGAGTTGCTACCTTTTGATGTTGCAGATTCACAATCTATAGAAAATGCGATTGACCTGTGGGAGCAAAGACATCCTGATGATTATATTTCTGTGTTAGTAAACAATGCAGGTATTCGTCGAGACAATGTTATGTTTATGATGGCTAATGAGGAATGGCATGATGTACTTAACACAAATCTTAACGGCTTTTTCTATATCACAAGACGCCTATTGAAACATATGATGCCTCGTAAACGAGGTGGAAGAATTATAAACATGTCATCGCTTTCTGGTTTGAAAGGAATGGTAGGTCAGGTAAATTATAGTACTGCAAAAGCAGCGCTAATAGGAGCGACAAAAGCTTTAGCTCAAGAAGTAGCCCCTCGTAACATCACAGTGAATGCAGTGGCTCCAGGTTTCATACAAACAGATATGACTAAGGATTTACCACCAATACTCTGTTAATTCTTATGTAATCGATTGAAAATGAGAGAGTTAATTAACGTAATATAACTAATAAAATTTGGTTAAGTGGCTGATTATCAGTAACTTTATAGTTCTCTAAGCTCAAAGTTATATGACATCAGAACCACTCAACCAATATACGGAAATATGCAGAGATGCTATCAAAAGTTCATCTGCAAAGTTAAGCAAAACTTTCGAGAGTCTACTCTTGGAAATACTTTTATTGTACATGACGATACAAAGAAAGATAAATTTCACTCAAATGGAGCGTTACGGCACCCATTGTGAGCAGACCTACAGAACGAACTTCAACCGTGGTCGTGCTAAATGCATAGACTGGGTGAAGTTCAACCTTGCCCTATGCCGACGTTACTTGAATATGGATGGTCTATTGGCTATAGCCATCGATCCGAGCTACATCAGCAAGTCGGGTAAGAAGACTCCGCATATCGGTACTTTCTGGTCCGGTTGTGCAAGTTCCATGAAGCATGGGCTTGAAATCATGGGGCTTGCACTTGTCGATGTCCATGCCAACAGTTGCATGATGCTGCGCGCCCATCAGACTCCATCTACTGGAGAATTGAAAATGCGTAACATGACTCTCGTGCAACATTACATAGCGGTCATCAAGCGTTATAAGAAGGATTTGTTGAAGGTCACCGATATTGTTGTCGCTGACGCTTTCTTCTCTATCCGTCCGTTTGTGGACGGAATCAAAGAGTGCGGTTTCCATCTTGTCAGCCGCTTCAGGGATACTGCGAGCCTATATTATGTGTATACGGGACCTCGTTCCAATAAGCCTGGACGTCCCAAGACACTTGACGGAAAAATCAACTACAAGAAACTTGACCTCACACGTATGGCAGAGTTGCATATTGAAGGACTTGAAGGCACAGCCTACACACTCATAGCCTATTCAAAGGCATTGAAGCAGAAAGTGCGCCTTGTCATTTGGGTTATGCCGAACGGAAAACACAAGCTTTTCTTCTCAACAAAGACATCCATGTCGGGTGAGGAAGTGTTGCGCACATACCGCTCAAGATTCCAAATAGAGTTTTGTTTTCGCGATGCAAAGCAATATACTGGTCTTACGCATTGCCAAGCAAGACACAAGAACCAGTTGGACTTTTCCTATAATGCATCATTCGCATCACAGAATGTTGCGAAAGTGATGATGAAGGAAAATGAATTGCCGTATTCCATGGCTTCTTTCAAGGAGATTATGGCAAGCACATACATCGCTAAATTAATTTTCAACAAGTGTCGGAGAATACCGAACCGAAAGTTAATTAGTCATACTATCAAAGAACTCTTTGGCTGGCAACGTAAAGCTGCTTAGCCATTATCTCAAATTTTAACGAACTATTGTTGTAGTATATTATTGCTTAATCCAAATGAATATTATAAATTTAGGAATTCTTGCTCACATTGATGCAGGAAAAACTTCCGTAACCGAGAATCTGCTGTTTGCCAGTGGAGCAACGGAAAAGTGCGGCCGTGTGGATAATGGTGACACCATAACAGACTCTATGGATATAGAGAAACGTAGAGGAATTACTGTTCGGGCTTCTACGACATCTATTATCTGGAATGGAGTGAAATGCAATATCATTGACACTCCGGGACACATGGATTTTATTGCGGAAGTGGAGCGGACATTCAAAATGCTTGATGGAGCAGTCCTCATCTTATCCGCAAAGGAAGGCATACAAGCGCAAACAAAGTTGCTGTTCAATACTTTACAAAAACTGCAAATCCCGACAATTATATTTATCAATAAAATTGACCGTGACGGTGTGAATTTAGAGCGTTTGTATCTGGATATAAAAACAAATCTGTCTCAAGATGTCCTGTTTATGCAAACTGTTGTCGATGGATTGGTTTATCCGATTTGCTCCCAAACATATATAAAGGAAGAATACAAAGAATTTGTATGCAACCATGACGACAATATATTAGAACGATATTTGGCGGATAGCGAAATTTCACCGGCTGATTATTGGAATACGATAATCGATCTTGTGGCAAAAGCCAAAGTCTATCCGGTACTACATGGATCAGCAATGTTCAATATCGGTATCAATGAGTTGTTGGACGCCATCTCTTCTTTTATACTTCCTCCAGAATCAGTCTCAAACAGACTTTCAGCTTATCTCTATAAGATAGAGCATGACCCCAAAGGACATAAAAGAAGTTTTCTAAAAATAATTGACGGAAGTCTGAGACTTCGAGACATTGTAAGAATCAACGATTCGGAAAAATTCATCAAGATTAAAAATCTAAAGACTATTTATCAGGGCAGAGAGATAAATGTTGATGAAGTGGGGGCCAATGATATCGCGATTGTAGAAGATATGGAAGATTTTCGAATCGGAGATTATTTAGGTACTAAACCTTGTTTGATTCAAGGGTTATCTCATCAGCATCCCGCTCTCAAATCCTCCGTCCGGCCAGACAGGTCCGAAGAGAGAAGCAAGGTGATATCCGCTCTGAATACATTGTGGATTGAAGACCCGTCTTTGTCCTTTTCCATAAACTCATATAGTGATGAATTGGAAATCTCGTTATATGGTTTGACACAAAAGGAAATCATACAGACATTGCTGGAAGAACGATTTTCCGTAAAGGTCCATTTTGATGAGATCAAGACTATCTACAAAGAACGACCTGTAAAAAAGGTCAATAAGATTATTCAGATCGAAGTGCCACCCAACCCTTACTGGGCCACAATAGGGCTGACGCTTGAACCCTTGCCGTTAGGGACAGGGTTGCAAATCGAAAGTGACATCTCCTATGGTTATCTGAACCATTCTTTTCAAAATGCCGTTTTTGAAGGGATTCGTATGTCTTGCCAATCTGGTTTACATGGATGGGAAGTGACTGATCTGAAAGTAACTTTTACTCAAGCCGAGTATTATAGCCCGGTAAGTACACCTGCTGATTTCAGACAGCTGACCCCTTATGTCTTCAGGCTGGCCTTGCAACAGTCAGGTGTGGACATTCTCGAACCGATGCTCTATTTTGAGTTGCAGATACCCCAAGCGGCAAGTTCCAAAGCTATTACAGATTTGCAAAAAATGATGTCTGAGATTGAAGACATCAGTTGCAATAATGAGTGGTGTCATATTAAAGGGAAAGTTCCATTAAATACAAGTAAAGACTACGCCTCAGAAGTAAGTTCATACACTAAGGGCTTAGGCGTTTTTATGGTCAAGCCATGCGGGTATCAAATAACAAAAGGCGATTATTCTGATAATATCCGCATGAACGAAAAAGATAAACTTTTATTCATGTTCCAAAAATCAATGTCATCAAAATAATGGAGCGGTCAGGAAATTTCTATAAGGCAATACAGTTCAATACTCTGTTAATTCTTATGTAATCGATTGAAAATGAGAGAGTTAATTAACGTAATATAACTAATAAAATTTGGTTAAGTGGCTGATTATCAGTAACTTTATAGTTCTCTAAGCTCAAAGTTATATGACATCAGAACCACTCAACCAATATACGGAAATATGCAGAGATGCTATCAAAAGTTCATCTGCAAAGTTAAGCAAAACTTTCGAGAGTCTACTCTTGGAAATACTTTTATTGTACATGACGATACAAAGAAAGATAAATTTCACTCAAATGGAGCGTTACGGCACCCATTGTGAGCAGACCTACAGAACGAACTTCAACCGTGGTCGTGCTAAATGCATAGACTGGGTGAAGTTCAACCTTGCCCTATGCCGACGTTACTTGAATATGGATGGTCTATTGGCTATAGCCATCGATCCGAGCTACATCAGCAAGTCGGGTAAGAAGACTCCGCATATCGGTACTTTCTGGTCCGGTTGTGCAAGTTCCATGAAGCATGGGCTTGAAATCATGGGGCTTGCACTTGTCGATGTCCATGCCAACAGTTGCATGATGCTGCGCGCCCATCAGACTCCATCTACTGGAGAATTGAAAATGCGTAACATGACTCTCGTGCAACATTACATAGCGGTCATCAAGCGTTATAAGAAGGATTTGTTGAAGGTCACCGATATTGTTGTCGCTGACGCTTTCTTCTCTATCCGTCCGTTTGTGGACGGAATCAAAGAGTGCGGTTTCCATCTTGTCAGCCGCTTCAGGGATACTGCGAGCCTATATTATGTGTATACGGGACCTCGTTCCAATAAGCCTGGACGTCCCAAGACACTTGACGGAAAAATCAACTACAAGAAACTTGACCTCACACGTATGGCAGAGTTGCATATTGAAGGACTTGAAGGCACAGCCTACACACTCATAGCCTATTCAAAGGCATTGAAGCAGAAAGTGCGCCTTGTCATTTGGGTTATGCCGAACGGAAAACACAAGCTTTTCTTCTCAACAAAGACATCCATGTCGGGTGAGGAAGTGTTGCGCACATACCGCTCAAGATTCCAAATAGAGTTTTGTTTTCGCGATGCAAAGCAATATACTGGTCTTACGCATTGCCAAGCAAGACACAAGAACCAGTTGGACTTTTCCTATAATGCATCATTCGCATCACAGAATGTTGCGAAAGTGATGATGAAGGAAAATGAATTGCCGTATTCCATGGCTTCTTTCAAGGAGATTATGGCAAGCACATACATCGCTAAATTAATTTTCAACAAGTGTCGGAGAATACCGAACCGAAAGTTAATTAGTCATACTATCAAAGAACTCTTTGGCTGGCAACGTAAAGCTGCTTAGCCATTATCTCAAATTTTAACGAACTATTGCCTTAAGGAAACAAACGGTTTCACTTAAAAAAGCATTTGAAACACTTTTGGCGTGTTTTTGAGGCCATTTCTTAGCCCTTATCAGTAGCCTTGATAGTGGTGTGTGTTCGTGCACACCTCATGATATATAATATAATAAGGTGTAACGCTGAAAATGAAGCTTTGAAATGTTTTTGAATGTTAAAATTGAAAGAAAAATGAAAGTTTTTCCTCAAAACATTTGGCAGTTTCGGAAATAGTTAGTACTTTTGCACTCGCTTTTGAGAAATCAAGCATTACTCGAAGCAATAAAGAAAGAGTTCTTTGAAAGATTTTACATAAACAGACAAGTAGTACAAGAAGCGGTTAACTTCTTAGAAATAAGAAAGTTGACTGGGTAAAAGAAACGAACCGTCAAGAAATTGACAAGTCAGGTTTACTAAGCTTCAATAAACGAAAAGGATATTCGTCCTAAGTACAGACAACAAACACCGATTGCTTCAGCAATGAGGCAAGACGTAAAAATGATATTTTACAATGGAGAGTTTGATCCTGGCTCAGGATGAACGCTAGCTACAGGCTTAACACATGCAAGTCGAGGGGAAACGATAGAGAAAGCTTGCTTTTTCTAGGCGTCGACCGGCGCACGGGTGAGTAACGCGTATCCAACCTGCCCATCACTTGGGGATAACCTTGCGAAAGTAAGACTAATACCCAATGACGTCTCTAGAAGACATCTGAAAGGGATTAAAGATTTATCGGTGATGGATGGGGATGCGTCTGATTAGCTTGTTGGCGGGGTAACGGCCCACCAAGGCGACGATCAGTAGGGGTTCTGAGAGGAAGGTCCCCCACATTGGAACTGAGACACGGTCCAAACTCCTACGGGAGGCAGCAGTGAGGAATATTGGTCAATGGACGAGAGTCTGAACCAGCCAAGTAGCGTGCAGGATGACGGCCCTATGGGTTGTAAACTGCTTTTATAAGGGAATAAAGTGAGTCTCGTGAGACTTTTTGCATGTACCTTATGAATAAGGACCGGCTAATTCCGTGCCAGCAGCCGCGGTAATACGGAAGGTCCGGGCGTTATCCGGATTTATTGGGTTTAAAGGGAGCGTAGGCCGGAGATTAAGCGTGTTGTGAAATGTAGACGCTCAACGTCTGCACTGCAGCGCGAACTGGTTTCCTTGAGTACGCACAAAGTGGGCGGAATTCGTGGTGTAGCGGTGAAATGCTTAGATATCACGAAGAACTCCGATTGCGAAGGCAGCTCACTGGAGCGCAACTGACGCTGAAGCTCGAAAGTGCGGGTATCGAACAGGATTAGATACCCTGGTAGTCCGCACGGTAAACGATGGATGCCCGCTGTTGGTCTGAATAGGTCAGCGGCCAAGCGAAAGCATTAAGCATCCCACCTGGGGAGTACGCCGGCAACGGTGAAACTCAAAGGAATTGACGGGGGCCCGCACAAGCGGAGGAACATGTGGTTTAATTCGATGATACGCGAGGAACCTTACCCGGGCTTGAATTGCAGAGGAAGGATTTGGAGACAATGACGCCCTTCGGGGCCTCTGTGAAGGTGCTGCATGGTTGTCGTCAGCTCGTGCCGTGAGGTGTCGGCTTAAGTGCCATAACGAGCGCAACCCCTCTCCTTAGTTGCCATCAGGTAAAGCTGGGCACTCTGGGGACACTGCCACCGTAAGGTGTGAGGAAGGTGGGGATGACGTCAAATCAGCACGGCCCTTACGTCCGGGGCTACACACGTGTTACAATGGCAGGTACAGAGAGATGGTGTTCTGCAAAGCGCATCTAATCCTTAAAGCCTGTCTCAGTTCGGACTGGGGTCTGCAACCCGACCCCACGAAGCTGGATTCGCTAGTAATCGCGCATCAGCCATGGCGCGGTGAATACGTTCCCGGGCCTTGTACACACCGCCCGTCAAGCCATGAAAGCCGGGGGCGCCTAAAGTCCGTGACCGTAAGGAGCGGCCTAGGGCGAAACTGGTAATTGGGGCTAAGTCGTAACAAGGTAGCCGTACCGGAAGGTGCGGCTGGAACACCTCCTTTCTGGAGAGACGAATTTCCTATGAAGATATAGGAATCTGATTAAAAGTTCGCTTCTCTTCTTGTACGCACCATCTGTTTAATTAAAATAGGAGACTGAGATTCCTTATACATTATATAATATATAGGGATGGCTCAAGCAAAATGGTTCAACTCCACAATCTCCACTATGCCTTTCAAGGCAAGAAGATCTTTGACATATTGACACAAGCAAAACTGTAAGTAATGAACTTTAGTTCAGACTAAAGTGAATCAAATCGCAAGATGAGATTTCACAAGTTAGAATACAGCTGAAAGTATGAGCTACTTATTCGTTATTCGGAAACGAGTAACAAGAATACAGTCGTAAAGAAAGTAAGAAAGGGCGTATGGCGGATGCCTAGGCTCACGGAGGCGATGAAGGACGTGATAAGCTGCGATAAGCTTCGGGTAGGTGCAAATAACCTTTGATCCGGAGATTTCCGAATGGGACAACCTAGCCGTCTGAAGGACGGTTACTCTTACCAAGTAAGAGAGCTAACGCAGGGAACTGAAACATCTTAGTACCTGCAGGAAGAGAAAATAAATGAATGATTCCCCTAGTAGTGGCGAGCGAACGGGGAACAGCCCAAACCAGTGGCGTCGCAAGGCGTTGCTGGGGTTGTAGGACCGCGACATTGTATTGAAATGGTGAGTGGAAGTATCTGGAAAGTTACATCACAGAAGGTGATAATCCTGTACACGAAGCCAAATCAAGCATAGCGGTATCCTGAGTAACGCGGGACACGAGGAATCCTGCGCGAATCTGCCGGGACCATCCGGTAAGGCTAAATACTCCCGTGAGACCGATAGCGAACGAGTACTGTGAAGGAAAGGTGAAAAGAACCCCGAGCAGGGGAGTGAAATAGTTCCTGAAACCATGCGCCTACAAGCGGTCGGAGCATCGCAAGATGTGACGGCGTGCCTTTTGCATAATGATCCTACGAGTTACCGTCACTGGCGAGGTTGAGTGTCACGAGACACGTAGCCGCAGTGAAAGCGAGCCTGAACAGGGCGCACAGTCAGTGGGGGTAGACGCGAAACCAAGTGATCTACACTTGGCCAGGATGAAGTCCCGGTAACACGGGATGGAGGTCCGCACCAATAAGCGTTGAAAAGCTTCTGGATGAGCCGAGTGTAGGAGTGAAAGGCCAATCAAACTTGGAGATAGCTCGTACTCCCCGAAAGGCATTTAGGTGCCGCGTCGGATGGTCACCGTGAGAGGTAGAGCGACCGATAGGACAAGAGGGCTTCACCGCCTATCGAGTCCTGACGAACTCCGAATGCTCACGGTTTGCAGTCCGGCAGTAAGGGGGCGGGTGCTAAGGTCCGTCCCCGAGAGGAGAAGAATCCAGACCGCCGTCTAAGGTCCCGGAGTTCTGCCTGAGTTAGTCTAACGAAGTCTGGTCCCTATGACAGCTAGGATGTTGGCTTGGAAGCAGCCATTCATTCAAAGAGTGCGTAACAGCTCACTAGTCGAGGGTCCGGGCATGGATAATAATCGGGTATAAGGCAGACACCGAAGGCGCGGGATAGCAATTATAAAAGTATCGGTAGGGGAGCATACTCACAGCGTCGAATGGTGTACGTAAGTTATCCTGGAGCGGTGAGTAAAGCAAATGTAGGAATAAGTAACGATAAGGAGGGTTAGATTCCCTCCCGCTGTAAGACCAAGGTTTCCCGGGCAATGCCAATCAGCCCGGGGTCAGTCGGGTCCTAAGTCTAAGCCGAACGGCGATGGCGATGGCAGAGACGGTTAATATTCCGTCACTGCCGCATGGGGCGACGTGGAGACGGAGCAGTGAAACCACTGCGGGGCGACGGAAGTCCCCGTTGAAGGGTGTAGGTGTTGAGGATGGCAGGCAAATCCACCATCCGAGCTGAACCTGATAGTACGGAGTCCTCCTCGGAGGAATCTGATAGTGTGGGTAATCATACTCCCGAGAAAATCCGCTAAGCTTAACCCATGCGGCACCCGTACCGCAAACGGACACACGTGGTCGGGTAGAACATACTAAGGCGTTGAGAGATTCATGGTTAAGGAACTAGGCAAATTGACCCTGTAACTTCGGGATAAAGGGTCCTCGTGAATAGCG
The Segatella copri DNA segment above includes these coding regions:
- a CDS encoding transposase, with product MTIQRKINFTQMERYGTHCEQTYRTNFNRGRAKCIDWVKFNLALCRRYLNMDGLLAIAIDPSYISKSGKKTPHIGTFWSGCASSMKHGLEIMGLALVDVHANSCMMLRAHQTPSTGELKMRNMTLVQHYIAVIKRYKKDLLKVTDIVVADAFFSIRPFVDGIKECGFHLVSRFRDTASLYYVYTGPRSNKPGRPKTLDGKINYKKLDLTRMAELHIEGLEGTAYTLIAYSKALKQKVRLVIWVMPNGKHKLFFSTKTSMSGEEVLRTYRSRFQIEFCFRDAKQYTGLTHCQARHKNQLDFSYNASFASQNVAKVMMKENELPYSMASFKEIMASTYIAKLIFNKCRRIPNRKLISHTIKELFGWQRKAA
- the tet(Q) gene encoding tetracycline resistance ribosomal protection protein Tet(Q), yielding MNIINLGILAHIDAGKTSVTENLLFASGATEKCGRVDNGDTITDSMDIEKRRGITVRASTTSIIWNGVKCNIIDTPGHMDFIAEVERTFKMLDGAVLILSAKEGIQAQTKLLFNTLQKLQIPTIIFINKIDRDGVNLERLYLDIKTNLSQDVLFMQTVVDGLVYPICSQTYIKEEYKEFVCNHDDNILERYLADSEISPADYWNTIIDLVAKAKVYPVLHGSAMFNIGINELLDAISSFILPPESVSNRLSAYLYKIEHDPKGHKRSFLKIIDGSLRLRDIVRINDSEKFIKIKNLKTIYQGREINVDEVGANDIAIVEDMEDFRIGDYLGTKPCLIQGLSHQHPALKSSVRPDRSEERSKVISALNTLWIEDPSLSFSINSYSDELEISLYGLTQKEIIQTLLEERFSVKVHFDEIKTIYKERPVKKVNKIIQIEVPPNPYWATIGLTLEPLPLGTGLQIESDISYGYLNHSFQNAVFEGIRMSCQSGLHGWEVTDLKVTFTQAEYYSPVSTPADFRQLTPYVFRLALQQSGVDILEPMLYFELQIPQAASSKAITDLQKMMSEIEDISCNNEWCHIKGKVPLNTSKDYASEVSSYTKGLGVFMVKPCGYQITKGDYSDNIRMNEKDKLLFMFQKSMSSK